The proteins below come from a single Aegilops tauschii subsp. strangulata cultivar AL8/78 chromosome 6, Aet v6.0, whole genome shotgun sequence genomic window:
- the LOC109737100 gene encoding transcription termination factor MTERF8, chloroplastic-like codes for MKFSNILSCNLERVVKPNLAVLQGCGLGDCDVAKLCISAPRLLTNNPKRVQAIVACAQNIGVPRGSRMFRHALRAVASLREEEVAARVEYLRNTFRWTDAEVGMAVSKFPPVLNKSKESLQRRSEFLISEAGLEPVHIAQRSVILGHSLEGRLRPRYYAVKFLKENGLLKRDSSYYTVFKESDMTFKKKFIHPHKEAALHLEEDYDAACNGEVPTNFRFT; via the coding sequence ATGAAGTTCTCCAATATCCTCTCATGCAACCTCGAGAGGGTGGTCAAGCCCAATTTGGCGGTACTGCAAGGGTGCGGACTAGGTGATTGTGACGTTGCCAAGTTGTGCATCTCAGCACCGAGGTTGCTCACCAACAACCCCAAGCGTGTCCAGGCGATTGTGGCATGCGCTCAAAACATAGGTGTGCCCCGTGGTTCTAGGATGTTCAGGCACGCGCTGCGTGCTGTTGCATCTCTCAGAGAGGAGGAGGTAGCAGCCAGAGTGGAGTACTTGAGGAACACGTTCAGGTGGACGGATGCTGAGGTAGGCATGGCCGTTTCTAAGTTTCCACCGGTGCTGAATAAGTCCAAGGAATCGCTGCAGCGCAGGTCTGAGTTCCTCATCTCCGAGGCGGGCTTGGAACCGGTGCACATTGCTCAACGGTCGGTAATACTCGGGCACAGCCTAGAGGGCCGGCTCAGGCCCCGGTACTATGCTGTGAAGTTTCTCAAGGAAAATGGATTGCTCAAGCGCGACTCAAGCTACTATACTGTTTTCAAGGAGTCCGACATGACATTCAAGAAGAAGTTCATACACCCTCATAAGGAAGCTGCACTGCACCTTGAAGAAGACTACGATGCTGCTTGCAATGGGGAAGTGCCCACTAATTTCAGATTCACATAA
- the LOC109737091 gene encoding transcription termination factor MTERF8, chloroplastic gives MLRLRGCILPRLLSSPATPLHRLLSAAAPAVSPSPSFAVEEYLVSTCGLTPAQARKASPKLSHLKSPSKPDAVLAFLSGLGLSGADVAAVVAKDPKFLCASVEKTLAPVVAGLTGLGFSHSDMARLASLTGVTFRCKSIIAGLRYCLPLFGSSENLLQALAPAGGSVLGSDLERVVKPNVSFLLECGLGACDIAKLYAYTLSPLSISTERIRTAVACVDGLGVPRGSPMFRHALQVVAFVSEEKITAKVEGFKKKFRWSDAEVGIAVSKAPSLLVRSEDLLQSKSDFLISEVGLEPAYIAHRPIMLTYSLEGRLRPRYYVVRFLKENGLLDHDRDYYAAVVISEKVFVEKFICPHKDAAPHLAEDYATACRGEVPARFSFT, from the coding sequence ATGCTCCGCCTCCGGGGCTGCATCCTCCCCCGCCTCCTCTCATCTCCCGCCACCCCCCTCCACCGCCTCCTCTCCGCGGCCGCGCCGGCCGTTTCTCCGAGCCCCAGCTTCGCCGTGGAGGAGTACCTCGTCTCCACCTGCGGCCTCACCCCAGCGCAGGCCCGCAAGGCCTCCCCCAAGCTCTCCCACCTCAAGTCCCCATCCAAACCCGACGCCGTCCTCGCCTTCCTCTCCGGCCTCGGCCTCTCCGGCGCCGacgtcgccgccgtcgtcgccaAGGACCCCAAGTTCCTCTGTGCCAGCGTGGAGAAAACCCTGGCCCCCGTCGTCGCTGGGCTCACCGGCCTGGGCTTCTCGCATTCCGACATGGCGCGCCTCGCCTCGCTCACCGGCGTCACTTTCCGCTGCAAGTCCATCATCGCCGGGCTGCGGTACTGCTTGCCCCTCTTCGGGTCCTCCGAGAACCTCCTTCAAGCCCTAGCTCCAGCGGGTGGCTCCGTTCTCGGGTCCGACCTCGAGCGGGTGGTCAAGCCCAACGTCTCCTTCCTGCTTGAGTGCGGGCTAGGTGCTTGCGATATTGCCAAGCTCTACGCATATACGCTGTCGCCGCTCAGCATCAGCACGGAACGCATCCGGACAGCAGTGGCATGCGTCGATGGTCTTGGTGTACCCCGTGGATCTCCGATGTTCAGACATGCGCTACAAGTTGTTGCATTCGTCAGCGAGGAGAAAATCACCGCCAAAGTGGAGGGCTTTAAGAAAAAGTTCAGGTGGTCGGATGCCGAGGTGGGCATTGCTGTTTCTAAGGCTCCATCGTTGCTGGTGAGGTCCGAGGACTTGCTGCAGAGCAAATCGGATTTCCTTATCTCCGAGGTGGGACTGGAACCAGCATACATTGCTCACCGACCGATAATGCTCACTTACAGTCTAGAGGGCCGGCTCAGGCCCCGGTACTACGTCGTCAGATTTCTCAAGGAAAATGGATTGCTAGATCACGACCGGGACTACTATGCTGCAGTCGTGATCAGCGAGAAGGTATTTGTCGAGAAGTTCATATGCCCTCATAAGGATGCTGCACCGCACCTCGCTGAAGATTATGCAACAGCTTGCAGAGGGGAGGTTCCAGCTAGATTCAGTTTTACATGA